One region of Oxalobacteraceae bacterium OTU3CAMAD1 genomic DNA includes:
- the flgM gene encoding flagellar biosynthesis anti-sigma factor FlgM — protein sequence MRITTSTPDGMTVQRVADAAPVDAGEAAAPAPAAAPLQSAVMQPALQAMRDMPEIDQEKVDMLRDALAKGELPFDPAKLAGLIQRFHGSEK from the coding sequence ATGAGAATCACAACCTCCACCCCGGACGGCATGACCGTCCAACGGGTCGCCGACGCCGCGCCGGTCGACGCCGGCGAGGCCGCAGCGCCGGCGCCCGCCGCCGCGCCGTTGCAGTCGGCCGTCATGCAGCCGGCGCTGCAGGCGATGCGCGACATGCCCGAAATCGACCAGGAAAAGGTCGACATGCTGCGCGACGCGCTGGCCAAGGGCGAACTGCCGTTCGATCCTGCCAAGCTCGCCGGCCTGATCCAGCGCTTCCACGGGAGCGAGAAGTGA
- a CDS encoding flagellar protein FlgN — protein MVTTAAGDGERKIAAMTRQDAMRALLAGIADDLRAYPALQDLLEQQFQAALRHQAAQLGQVAEAISALVDTLQARRAQRVALAQRLLGPTANMAQAFALLKNAAREKIESDWKTLETMVVECKRLSKRNSDLLLEQHSIMQRVLHGEDQLYAPA, from the coding sequence GTGGTAACCACGGCGGCGGGCGATGGCGAGCGTAAAATCGCCGCCATGACGCGCCAGGACGCCATGCGCGCGCTGCTGGCCGGCATCGCCGACGATTTGCGGGCCTACCCCGCGTTGCAGGATTTGCTGGAGCAGCAATTCCAGGCCGCCCTGCGCCACCAGGCCGCCCAATTGGGACAGGTGGCGGAGGCCATTTCGGCCCTGGTCGACACCTTGCAGGCGCGCCGCGCGCAACGCGTTGCGCTCGCGCAACGTTTACTTGGTCCAACTGCCAACATGGCCCAGGCATTTGCCTTGCTGAAAAATGCTGCCCGGGAGAAAATAGAGTCCGACTGGAAGACGCTGGAAACCATGGTGGTTGAATGCAAGCGTCTCAGCAAGCGCAATAGCGACTTGCTGTTAGAACAGCACAGCATCATGCAGCGCGTGCTGCATGGCGAGGACCAACTTTATGCGCCAGCTTAA